Proteins encoded within one genomic window of Tolypothrix bouteillei VB521301:
- a CDS encoding D-alanyl-D-alanine carboxypeptidase family protein, translating into MKRNIKNLAFIAIITFLACTLVASHGINRYQLRASRQSVENCASAPSSNPGEQKPSCTNAPPLKIVPTIAPPPTPNLSLPEKDRFLALVTYKLPTLPTPNTYEYTLLRAYGAAFIIQEAGIKLPPKVVFTSEQETKQFQSSLNMSKVNNTNDCYLQKSAADALNRAKAQVKIPLKSGYGASDCTRSFATNLRFWNKYATATTLQRVRQGEETNILGVVAPPGASQHLWGLAIDLGVSNASQEYTLNQNGWFRTVERDSPHWTYLGLPPERLADFGFTNKLVGGVAYWLTPL; encoded by the coding sequence ATGAAGCGAAATATAAAGAATTTAGCCTTTATTGCTATAATTACCTTTCTAGCTTGTACTCTGGTTGCAAGTCATGGAATTAACCGATATCAGTTGCGTGCAAGCCGTCAGTCTGTAGAAAATTGCGCGAGCGCACCTTCAAGCAATCCCGGAGAGCAAAAGCCATCTTGTACAAATGCGCCTCCACTCAAGATCGTTCCTACCATCGCTCCTCCGCCCACACCCAATCTCAGTTTGCCTGAAAAAGATCGTTTTTTAGCGTTAGTCACATATAAGTTACCTACACTTCCGACACCCAATACTTATGAATACACCTTATTACGTGCTTATGGTGCTGCATTTATAATTCAAGAAGCAGGGATTAAACTACCGCCAAAAGTGGTCTTTACTAGCGAGCAAGAAACAAAACAGTTTCAATCGAGCTTGAACATGAGTAAGGTCAATAACACTAACGACTGTTATTTACAAAAATCAGCTGCAGATGCTTTAAATAGAGCAAAAGCACAAGTGAAGATTCCTTTAAAATCTGGTTACGGCGCGAGTGACTGTACTCGCAGTTTTGCTACCAATCTCAGATTTTGGAATAAATATGCAACTGCTACGACTTTACAACGAGTGCGACAGGGTGAAGAAACAAATATTCTTGGTGTTGTTGCGCCACCGGGAGCGTCACAACATCTTTGGGGACTGGCAATTGACTTAGGTGTTAGTAATGCCTCTCAGGAATATACTTTAAATCAAAATGGCTGGTTTCGGACAGTAGAAAGAGATTCACCTCATTGGACTTATCTTGGTTTACCTCCAGAAAGGCTAGCCGATTTTGGTTTTACGAACAAATTGGTTGGGGGTGTAGCTTATTGGTTAACACCCCTCTAG
- a CDS encoding response regulator, whose amino-acid sequence MNSKKLATILIVDDTPHNLQVLSVMLESQGYQVKKAISGQFALQGVKLAQPDLILLDVYMPEMNGYDVCQKLKSMSETKDIPVIFISASDNVTDKVKAFEVGGVDYIIKPFQAEEILVRVNNQLTLRSLAQQLKKQNALLQKEIRERQESEARESEKIRELEILIEQLKSTQSELLQLKTQSTFEQLIAEDLHPKIHNFQYFFEHLSLTRKYCQNLIHLVQIYNQNYPNPVPTVQQFIEEINLNTLLIDLPRIIDWLQSELKWMENQILQQSLESKHPSQTESG is encoded by the coding sequence ATGAATTCAAAAAAATTAGCCACTATTCTGATTGTTGATGATACCCCACATAATTTACAGGTTTTATCTGTTATGCTTGAGTCTCAAGGGTATCAAGTGAAGAAAGCAATTAGTGGTCAATTTGCTTTACAAGGGGTGAAGCTGGCACAACCAGATTTGATTTTACTGGATGTCTATATGCCGGAAATGAATGGCTATGATGTCTGTCAAAAATTAAAATCCATGTCGGAAACAAAGGACATTCCTGTTATATTTATTAGTGCTTCTGATAATGTGACTGATAAAGTTAAAGCTTTTGAAGTGGGTGGTGTAGATTACATTATCAAGCCTTTTCAAGCTGAAGAAATTTTAGTTCGAGTGAACAATCAATTGACTTTGCGATCGCTTGCACAACAATTGAAAAAACAGAATGCATTGCTGCAAAAAGAAATTCGCGAACGGCAAGAGTCTGAAGCAAGAGAAAGCGAAAAAATACGAGAACTAGAGATCCTTATTGAGCAATTAAAAAGCACTCAATCGGAATTATTACAACTAAAAACGCAATCTACTTTTGAGCAATTGATAGCAGAAGACCTGCATCCCAAAATTCATAATTTTCAATATTTTTTCGAACATCTATCCTTAACCCGCAAATATTGCCAAAATTTAATTCATCTCGTACAAATTTACAATCAAAATTATCCAAATCCAGTTCCAACAGTTCAGCAATTTATTGAAGAAATTAATTTAAATACTCTACTGATAGATTTGCCAAGAATTATTGATTGGCTCCAATCTGAGTTAAAGTGGATGGAGAATCAGATTCTACAGCAAAGTTTGGAGTCAAAACACCCCTCACAAACTGAATCTGGCTAG